The DNA window AACTACTTCCTGCCCAAGGAGCCGCCGATCCACTCGTTCATCGACACGAAGGTCATCTCCGAGAGCCCCGACGACTATTTCTGGGCAGGCATCGGAGACGCCCTCTCCAAGCAGCCCGAGGTGGAGCTCTCGAGCCGCGACCTCGACCTGCCTCACACGCCGCTCATGGGCCGCGCGCTGGCGGTCTCATGCGAGCGGCCGCTCTTCGAGTACTCGGCCAAGGCGCTGGCCGACAAGCGCTCCGGCACGTCAAGCTATGAGCTCGAGCAGCTCATCCTCGACATCATCATCTCGACGGGCCTCGTGTCCAACATGACCACGAACCTGGGGGCCGAGCAGGGCGCCTACTACTTCAACTCCAGCACGGCGCATGCCTTCTACAACGCGTACACCGGCATCGGCGCCGCCGCCGAGCGCCACCTGCATGGCGAGGTCGTCTCGTTTGGCGTTCTCGTCCTCAAGGCGTTTGACGACATGCCAGACGACCTCGAGAAGTTCGCCGCGCTGAACGCCAGTCTCGGCCTTCCCACGACGCTTGCCGAGCTCGAGTGTCCCGAGGACGCCCTGGCTGGCATCGTGGAGCGTGCTCAGAAGACCAATGAGTGGGGCCGCGCCCCCTACGGCTTCACGCCCGAGCGCTTCGAGCAGGCCATCCTTGACGCCGACGCCTACGGCCGCGCGCTCGCCGCGGGTGACGCCGCCGCCCAGGCCGCAGCCCTCAAGGCCGTCCACGCCCACCGCTGCGTGACGCCGGTGCCCCGCAAACTCTAGCGGAGACGTGCCTGCCATTGGGGACGGGTCCTTCTGACATGCCAACGGAACCCGTCCCTTCTGACAGAGCCCGTCCCCAATGGCAGCTGCCCACTGTCACCGCTGCTAACAAGAGGCGCCCCGAAGTCCGTGTGGGCTTCGGGGCGCCTTGCGCTCAATGCGTGGACTTGCGTGCGCGAGACTTACTTGTCGCTGGGAACCTGGGCCACGAGCAGCATATTCGTCGAGGTGATGTAGTCACCCTGCGACGGGGCCGTGTTGGGGTCGCCGGCCGTGACGCACGCGAGGTCGCCGGAGTTGATGAGGCCGTTCTCCTTGGCGAGCGAGAGCGCCTGGCGCACCGTCTCGTCGATGGCGCCCTGGGCGGTGCCCTTCAGCACAGTGACGCCCCAGTAGAAGCAGCACTTGCGCACCGTCTCGTCGTGCGGGGACACGGCAAAGATCGGCAGCGTCGGGCGGAAGTTCGAGATGAGGCGAGCCGTGCGGCCACTCTCGGTGGGCGTGAGGATGCACTTGGCGCCCACGCGGTTGGCCGTGGTGACGGCAGCGAAGCCGATGGAGCCGTTGACGTCACGGACGCCACCGCGCTCGTGGTAGTTGTGGCGCTCCTCGAGGTACTGCTCGGTCTCGCGGCAGATGGAGGCCATCATCTTCACGGCCTCGACGGGGTACTTGCCGGCCGCCGTCTCACCGGAGAGCATGACGCAGTCCGTGCCGTCCATGATGGCGTTGGCGACGTCGTTGACCTCGGCGCGCGTCGGGCGCGGGTTGCGGATCATGGAGTCGAGCATCTGCGTGGCCGTGATGACGGGCTTGTAGGCGGCGTTGCACTTGCGGATCATCTGCTTCTGGGCGTGCGGCACCTTCTCGGGCGGAATCTCGATGCCCAGGTCGCCGCGGGCCACCATGACGCCGCTGGAGTGGGCGAGAATGTCATCGAAGTTCTCGATGCCCAGGGCGCACTCGATCTTGGGGTAGATGGAGACGTTGTCGCGGCCGTGCTCGTGGCAGATCTGGCGGATCTCCTCGACGCCCTTGCCGTCGCGGATGAACGAGGCGGCGATGGCGTCGATGCCCAGCTCGCAGCCGAAGATGATGTCCTCGCGGTCACGCTCGGTGACGGCGGGCAGCGAGATGTCGACGCCCGGAATGTTCACGCCCTTGTGCTCACCGAGGTCGCCGGCGTTGGCAAGGGTGCAGTGGATGTCGGTGCCCTCGACGGCGTCAACGTCGAACTCGAGCAGGCCGTCGTCGATGAGGATGCGGTCGCCGGGCTTCACCTCGTTGGGGAGGTTCTTGAAGTCGAGCGAGAAGCGATCGTGGTTGCCCACGACGCCGTCATCGGTCGTGATGATGGTCTTGTCGCCCGTCTCGAAGTGGACCTTCTCGCCGTTCTCGAGCACGCCGGTCCGGACCTCGGGGCCCTTGGTGTCGAGAAGGAT is part of the Parolsenella massiliensis genome and encodes:
- a CDS encoding iron-containing alcohol dehydrogenase family protein is translated as MDLTTTNYLPSYTVGVDAYKAVPTVTRRFGTTAVLIGGKTAMEKAAPRLRAALEGMGVSITAQIWYGGSPRHDVAAKLATDLRVQAADMVFGMGGGRAIDETKEIAELAGKPLFTFPTVASNCAPVTAIGVFYKQDGSVDNYFLPKEPPIHSFIDTKVISESPDDYFWAGIGDALSKQPEVELSSRDLDLPHTPLMGRALAVSCERPLFEYSAKALADKRSGTSSYELEQLILDIIISTGLVSNMTTNLGAEQGAYYFNSSTAHAFYNAYTGIGAAAERHLHGEVVSFGVLVLKAFDDMPDDLEKFAALNASLGLPTTLAELECPEDALAGIVERAQKTNEWGRAPYGFTPERFEQAILDADAYGRALAAGDAAAQAAALKAVHAHRCVTPVPRKL
- the pyk gene encoding pyruvate kinase — encoded protein: MQSKKTKIVCTMGPATESEDVLRKLIKAGMNVARFNFSHGSHDYHRAGVERVRRVSTELGIPVAILLDTKGPEVRTGVLENGEKVHFETGDKTIITTDDGVVGNHDRFSLDFKNLPNEVKPGDRILIDDGLLEFDVDAVEGTDIHCTLANAGDLGEHKGVNIPGVDISLPAVTERDREDIIFGCELGIDAIAASFIRDGKGVEEIRQICHEHGRDNVSIYPKIECALGIENFDDILAHSSGVMVARGDLGIEIPPEKVPHAQKQMIRKCNAAYKPVITATQMLDSMIRNPRPTRAEVNDVANAIMDGTDCVMLSGETAAGKYPVEAVKMMASICRETEQYLEERHNYHERGGVRDVNGSIGFAAVTTANRVGAKCILTPTESGRTARLISNFRPTLPIFAVSPHDETVRKCCFYWGVTVLKGTAQGAIDETVRQALSLAKENGLINSGDLACVTAGDPNTAPSQGDYITSTNMLLVAQVPSDK